The window ataaattgaaattgaaattttattaattgcaTGATACAAAAAAAGATACAATGATAAATATAAAGAAATCAAGAAACACTAATTATTAATCTCCACCACTTGTTTGCGCTTCTCCTTCCCACCATCTTTAACCATATAGGTGGTGCACCATTTCTGGTCATGCCTCAGCTCCCTCCACGCATGTTCGAGGCTGAACTTGTGCTCATAAATGTTGAAGAATGAGTCGAGGGCAGCTTTCATCACATCGTCTTCATTCTGACCACTTCTCTGCCCCCTCAACGCCGCCTCATAGCATCCAACGAACTTACAGACCTGCTCGTTAATCCTATCCCACCGCTGCTTCGCTGGACCAAGCTCTCTAGGTACTGTCCCAACCAGTTGAGGGTTTGCGTTGTAGTAGTCAACAATTCTCTTTCAAAAACGTTCAGCTTTCTGGTCACAGCTGACAACGGGGTCTTTGCTGGTATTAAGCCAAGCACCAATGAGGATTTTATCCTCATTGGGAGACCATTTCCTCCTCTCTTTGTTAGCAGACTCGACAGTAGGCTGGACAGCAGACTGGACACCAGGTTGGAAAGAAGACTCGACACCAGGGTGGAAAATAAACTCATCAGGACCTTGGGACCCGAACCAAGCTGGTTCGGGTGACTCAAGATCAACTGAAGATTGACTATACATTAGATTAACAAAGCCAGTTGTGGTATTCATGTTTAGATTATAGGTTTCTGTTACTCTATTAGCAACCCAAACCCTTAAGTAACCGATAGAAAGTAAGTTCGCATTTAGTTTCGGAGTTGTTAGGCAGATAGAAAGCAAACAAGCATTTACCACCACTCTAATCATACTAATAAGTTCTACACTAGCTACACTTAAACCTAACAAGTACGATTCTGTCAAATCTAgcattaaaaacaattaaagcATGAAgagataagtttttttttattactgaaACTAGTAAGTAAGCGTGAAACAAGTTACCTGCCAACCCCATCTCGAGTTCTGACACTGATGTTTAAATCCTCCGAAGCTCTTCCTTGAATGACATAAGATAAAACagttaaaatttcaaattttaaatcaaaaaattatCTAACTAAGGTATGAAACTTACCAGCCCATAACGATGACCAGTATTACCAACACCAGTAGACTAACTCCCTTTGCCAAACCATAGTTAACAACTGATTTCTTCTTAGTTAACACACCCACGATCTTCTCAAGCTTAGCCACCTTCTGGTCACTCTCAAAGAATTGATCCTTGACCATCCTAAGTTGTGTCTGCGTTTCACGAAGCTCTTCTTGAATCGCCACATCCCACCATTTCCAGATGTGGGATTCTCCATCGTCAACGTTGTTGCAGGAGAAGTACCTCCTTCCTGGATCTTTACGAGTGTATGAGGTTTCAACAACAAGCACACTACCGCAATAGCATGTCCTCGGGATTCCTTCATCAGCCTCAGGTTCTGGTGGGTACTGATCCGCCTCTGCAATTTTGTAGCTACTATGAGCTTCATCCCCGTAGAGAGCAGCTTCTGCTTCAAGTAAAGAGTTGATGTCGAACTCCTCTGATGAAGGCTGAGTGTAGCTATAGTCTTGTCCCATGTTCGTTGGCCTGCACAAAAAACCAGAAACTATGTTAAGAACACATTCACTAGGGAGTTTAAGAACACATTAACTTAGATATATGATCAACTAAACAGTTTACTAGCTACACATTAAGCTAACAGAAAACCATACAGATACGTTTTGAAACCAGGAAAATATAAGCCACAGGAAACCATACATATACGTTTTGAAACCAAAAATGAATTGAAACCCTAACTACATCGATTGAAACCGAAAACGAAAACGAAAACGAATTGAAACCGAAAACAAGTGATGAGTTTTCCAGCTAACTAAATCGATTGAAACCCTAACTACAAACCAAAAGATCCCCAATTGAAAACGATTTGAAAACGATttgaaaacaaattgaaaaccccaaattttttgaaatcatAAATGGAAGAAATCCCCAAATCGATTCAAAGGAAATACGAAGCATAGAGGGAGACGAGAACAACATAGAAGCTAACCTATTCTTAAATCTACCACAGAATTAGCTTATTTATCTTTGAAGATCGACGATGGAGAGAAATCGAAGATGGAGAGAAATCGCCTTTCGTCGAGagctctgatttttttttctcacctTTGGTCgcgaatgatttttttttcgacATAACCCAACACAACATCTCGCCGGGCCAACCATCAGACGCCACGTGCAGTAAGGACTTGAACCTTCGAAGCCTTATTTACGGATTGATCCGTATTGATCTGTCTAAAGCTGAGCCTAATTCacaattttttaattgtaaaaaagCTAAGGATTTGGGCTACGGACCCGTGACGGACCGCCGTTGTGGTTGGTCTAAGGCAATAAGGGCTTAAAACATTACGAAATTACTAAACTAAACCCAAAGtgtccttctctctgtctcttttcAATCGGACAAACGCAACGAGTGCGCGCGAAACTATTATCGGAATTCTACAGAGAAATCACATTCGCCGCAGAAGTAATCACCGTCACGGGTGCAAAAACTGTGGGTGATATAACTAAATGCTCGTTACAGCTGAAAAATGTTGTTGAATCTTCGTCTCGATGGAAGTAGCTTACACGTTATCTGTTCGACCAAAACCTTTCCCATCTCCCCTCTCGATAAAGTCCCATCCTTCAAGAAAGTGAAGCAGAATTACATACCAGGAACCCACGACGGTGGTGACAAGGGACCACCGCAGAGAAGCAACAGACACTGCGGCCGTGGTGGAGGCGTCGGTACTATTTCCCGTGAAGTTATCGCCGGAAAAAACTTACTTATCGTAAACCCAAGTGAGAATCGCGTCGGAAAGTCAAGGATTAATGATGGGTTTGTCGCTAAGAAGGCTAAAGATGCCGGATTTAATGGAAACGGTATGGTTAATAAAGTGCATACCAAGTGTTCGACGAAAGGTCTGAGTTACGGAGGATGCATTCCCGCTATTCTGGAGGCTCTCGATCGTATTGAGAACGTTGGAGATGCGTTGGGTCCGTGGGAGGAGAGGCTTAGCAACAAGGAGAGGACGATTATCTTGAAAGAGCAAGCACGGTGGGAGAGAGCGGTGGAGATTTTCGAGTGGTTTAAGAGCAAAGAATGCTATGAACTGAACGTGATTCATTACAATATCATGCTCAGGATTCTTGGGAAAGCTCGTAAATGGAGGTATGTGCAGAGTCTATGGGAAGAAATGATTACAAAAGGCATCAAACCCATTAACTCAACGTATGGGACTCTCATTGATGTCTATAGCAAAGGCGGGCTTAAAGTACACGCCCTATGTTGGTTAGGGAAGATGAGTAAGATTGGGATGCAGCCTGATGAAGTCACAACGGGTATCGTTCTTCAAATGTATAAAAAGGCAAGAGAGTTTCAGAAAGCAGAGGACTTTTTCAAGAAATGGTCGTGCGGCAAAGACAACAACAAGATGGAACCACACGTTTGCGTGAGCTCTTATACTTACAACACGATGATCGATACGTATGGTAAGTCGGGACAGATCAAAGAGGCTTCAGAGACGTTCAAGAGGATGCTAGAAGAAGGGATTGTGCCAACCACAGTGACTTTCAACACCATGATTCATATGTATGGCAATAACGGCCAGCTTGGAGAAGTGACTTCCTTGATGAAAACGATGAAGCTTCAGTGCTTACCTGATACAAGAACATACAACATTCTCATTTCCCTCCACACGAAGAACAACGATATCGAACGAGCAGGAGCCTACTTCAAGGAAATGAAACACGCTGGTCTTAAACCGGACCCTGTAAGTTACCGAACCCTCCTTTACGCGTTGTCGATAAGACATATGGTTGAGGAAGCTGAGGAGCTTATAGCGGAGATGGATCATAATGATGTCGAGATCGATGAGTACACGCAATCTGCTCTCACTAGAATGTACATAGAAGCGGAGATGATCGAGAAATCATGGTTTTGGTTCCAAAGGTTTCATCTCGCGGGTAGAATGAGCTCTGAAGGCTATTCAGCCAACATTGATGCGTACGGCGAGCGTGGATATCTAAAAGAAGCCGAGAGAGTGTTTATCTGCTGCCAAGAAGTGAACAAGAGAACGGTTATCGAGTACAATGTGATGATCAAAGCGTATGGAATCGGTAAAAGCTGTGAAAAGGCTTGTGAAGTATTCGAGAGCATGATGAGTTATGGCGTCGCACCAGATAAGTGTACATACAACACTCTCGTCCAGATCCTTGCTAGCTCCGACATGCCTCATAAAGCCAGATCGTACCTGGAGAAAATGAGAGAGACGGGCTACGTAAGCGATTGCATACCGTACTGCGCTGTGATATCGAGCTTTGTAAAACTTGGTCAGCTCAATATGGCAGAGGAGGTGTACAAAGAGATGGTTGACTTCAATATAGAGCCTGATGTTGTTGTCTACGGAGTCTTGATCAATGCTTTTGCGGATACTGGAAACGTTCAAGAAGCTATGAGTTATGTAGAAGCGATGGGAAGAGCTGGAATCACAGGAAACTCTGTTATACAGAGTTCTCTGATTAAGCTCTACACTAAAGTCGGGTACTTGAACGAAGCTGAAGCTGTCTACAGAGAGCTTCTTGAATCGTGTAACACAGGGCAGTATCCAGACGTATACACATCGAACTGTATGATCAACCTCTACAGCGAAAGATCGATGGTGAGGAAAGCAGAAGCGATATTCGAGAGCATGAAACAGAGAGGAGAAGCAAACGAGTTCACATTCGCAATGATGCTATGCATGTACAAGAAGAACGCTAGGTTTGAAGAAGCCACTCAGGTAGCGAAACAGATGAGAGAGATGAAGATTCTCAGTGATCCTTTGAGTTACAACAGCGTTCTTGGGTTATACGCTTTGGACGGGAGGTTTAAAGAAGCTGTTGAGACTTTCAAAGAGATGGTTTCGTCGGGAGTTAGACCAGATGACTCGACGTTTAAGTCGCTTGGGACCATTCTGATCAAACTCGGCTTGTCGAAGAAAGCTGTCCTTAGGATTGAAGATGTGAGGAAACAAGAGATGAAGAGAGGTTTGGAGTTATGGATCTCgactctctcttctcttgttGGGATTCAGAGCAATACTGAAGATTGTGATGATGAGCTTTAGAGTTTAGTTTTGGTAGATTGTTGTGCCTATGTATATCTGTTTACATGTCAACCTGCAACTACAACTAATCACAAGTTATAGTTTGTTGTTCGCGCCACTCAtaaaaacaccaacttaaacAAATAGTCGCAACAAGTGATAGCTGACATCGCTGCTGATAGGTGTATTAATCGCAGGATGCTGAGACATGTGAACAAAGAAGCCCACAATACAATTTTGATGCATAACTATACAAgattgaacaaaaaataaaagagctAACACGTCATAAAGTATTTACATGACGTCATTGTGCCATGAGAGAACTATATCTCCAAGCTCTGTTATCAAATCGGACCACTgtgagtcttcttcttctccttgaaCAACTTTCACTTCAACCACCACAACATCCACCGCTAACTCCACCGCCTCCACAACTATTTCCATTCTTCCTCTTCCTAATCCAACTACCTTGGCTTCACCTcctttcttcgtcttcttcactACATAACCTAACGTCTCCCCAATCGCCTTCGCTTTTTCCTCCACTTCCACGGCGGAGACCTTCGCCGTGaatctcctctctctctttctcttaacCTCAAACAATCCGGAGAGATCTAGCCCCGACGAAAGCGAGATAAGATCAAAGGCCGTGATCGAACTCGATTTCTCAAGAACCGGTTCCGGTTCGAGGACGTTACAATCCAATTCAGAACCGGTTAACGATTTCTTGAACCAGGTTGTATTCATAACCGCCTCTATGCTCATCCTCGTCTCAGGATTCGGATCGAGCATCTGATGTATAATCGATCGCGCTGGCTTCGAGATCCAGCTCGGGAAACGATACTCTCTCCGCTGAATCTTCCGATACATTGAAGCAATGTTGGAGTCGTCGAAAGGAACGTATCCGACGAGAAGAACGTACAGTATCACTCCACAAGACCACGCGTCAGCCTTCGCTCCGTCGTATCCTCGCCGCGATATAATCTCCGGAGCCGTGTACGCCGGCGTACCGCACGCCGTGTGGAGCAATCCGTCTCGAAGATGCTCCGGCAAAGCGGATAAGCCGAAGTCCGAGACCTTGAGGTTCCCTTCCCTGTCTAAGAGGAGATTCTGCGGCTTCACGTCGCGGTGAGCGACGCCGTGGAGGTGGGAGAACTGAAGCGCGGAGGCGAGCTGCTGGAAGTAGCGACGCGCGGCGGATTCGGGAAGCCGGCCGCGGCGGAGGAGTTTGGAGAAAAGCTCGCCGCCGACGGCGAGTTCCATGACGATGTAGA is drawn from Brassica rapa cultivar Chiifu-401-42 chromosome A05, CAAS_Brap_v3.01, whole genome shotgun sequence and contains these coding sequences:
- the LOC103868997 gene encoding uncharacterized protein At4g04775-like, whose protein sequence is MGQDYSYTQPSSEEFDINSLLEAEAALYGDEAHSSYKIAEADQYPPEPEADEGIPRTCYCGSVLVVETSYTRKDPGRRYFSCNNVDDGESHIWKWWDVAIQEELRETQTQLRMVKDQFFESDQKVAKLEKIVGVLTKKKSVVNYGLAKGVSLLVLVILVIVMGWKSFGGFKHQCQNSRWGWQVTCFTLTY
- the LOC103868949 gene encoding CBL-interacting serine/threonine-protein kinase 7; translated protein: MDSLPQPQNQSSPAKILLGKYELGRRLGSGSFAKVHLARSIETHELVAIKIIDKKRTIESNMEPRIIREIDAMRRLRDHPNILKIHEVMATKSKIYIVMELAVGGELFSKLLRRGRLPESAARRYFQQLASALQFSHLHGVAHRDVKPQNLLLDREGNLKVSDFGLSALPEHLRDGLLHTACGTPAYTAPEIISRRGYDGAKADAWSCGVILYVLLVGYVPFDDSNIASMYRKIQRREYRFPSWISKPARSIIHQMLDPNPETRMSIEAVMNTTWFKKSLTGSELDCNVLEPEPVLEKSSSITAFDLISLSSGLDLSGLFEVKRKRERRFTAKVSAVEVEEKAKAIGETLGYVVKKTKKGGEAKVVGLGRGRMEIVVEAVELAVDVVVVEVKVVQGEEEDSQWSDLITELGDIVLSWHNDVM
- the LOC103868948 gene encoding pentatricopeptide repeat-containing protein At3g23020, translating into MLLNLRLDGSSLHVICSTKTFPISPLDKVPSFKKVKQNYIPGTHDGGDKGPPQRSNRHCGRGGGVGTISREVIAGKNLLIVNPSENRVGKSRINDGFVAKKAKDAGFNGNGMVNKVHTKCSTKGLSYGGCIPAILEALDRIENVGDALGPWEERLSNKERTIILKEQARWERAVEIFEWFKSKECYELNVIHYNIMLRILGKARKWRYVQSLWEEMITKGIKPINSTYGTLIDVYSKGGLKVHALCWLGKMSKIGMQPDEVTTGIVLQMYKKAREFQKAEDFFKKWSCGKDNNKMEPHVCVSSYTYNTMIDTYGKSGQIKEASETFKRMLEEGIVPTTVTFNTMIHMYGNNGQLGEVTSLMKTMKLQCLPDTRTYNILISLHTKNNDIERAGAYFKEMKHAGLKPDPVSYRTLLYALSIRHMVEEAEELIAEMDHNDVEIDEYTQSALTRMYIEAEMIEKSWFWFQRFHLAGRMSSEGYSANIDAYGERGYLKEAERVFICCQEVNKRTVIEYNVMIKAYGIGKSCEKACEVFESMMSYGVAPDKCTYNTLVQILASSDMPHKARSYLEKMRETGYVSDCIPYCAVISSFVKLGQLNMAEEVYKEMVDFNIEPDVVVYGVLINAFADTGNVQEAMSYVEAMGRAGITGNSVIQSSLIKLYTKVGYLNEAEAVYRELLESCNTGQYPDVYTSNCMINLYSERSMVRKAEAIFESMKQRGEANEFTFAMMLCMYKKNARFEEATQVAKQMREMKILSDPLSYNSVLGLYALDGRFKEAVETFKEMVSSGVRPDDSTFKSLGTILIKLGLSKKAVLRIEDVRKQEMKRGLELWISTLSSLVGIQSNTEDCDDEL